Part of the Dehalococcoidales bacterium genome, CCCAACCTGTTCAATGCGTCCCGCTTGTCGGTGAGTCCCAGCTTCGCCCGGTGCACTGCCTTTGCCAGCAGTTCCACGGAGGTATCGTAGGTCTGGCGGTCCACTGGATAGGGGAACCCGTCCTTGCCGCCGTGGGCAAAGCTGTACCGGGCCGGGTCTTTGTAGCTGGGGGCAACCCCGTGCACCAGCTCGGCAATCAGGCTCAGGGCACGCAGGGTCTTGGCGCCAACCCCCTGCAACCCGAGCAGCTTCTCGAAGTCTTCCGGCTGGCGCTCGTAGACACCAAGCAGTATTCGACTCAGGCTCTCAGGATGTATATCCGCCAGTCCAATCGGGTGGTGGGCGGGAAGACTCAGGGTCTTCAGTTTCTTGAGATCGGACAGGATAATCTCAGGCTTTTCATCGTGGGCAATCCCGGCGATGGTGCTGCGCGCAGGTCCGCTTTCTTCCGCGACCAGGTTCAGCGTGGCACTCTTTGCCTGTGACGCAATCGCCGAGTGAGGCTCGTTGACATAATCGGTCACACTCTCACCGAGCCAGTGGTAGCGACGCGCGTAGTGGTTGCGGTCGTTCATGCCCTGCTGGACCACCGCCCACGAGCCTCTGGGCGTAAACAGAAAGGTATGGTGGTAGAGCTGGTAACCGTCCTGCACGGCGGCGCTGTCCACCTTGGCGGACATCCGGCTGGCGTACACCAGCGGTGCCGGGTTCAGGGATATTCGCTCTCCCCAGGTCTCTATCTCGGACGGCGTCCTCCGCGACGCGCTGCCCTTGCCGCCGGCCACGAACAGCCCCAGGTCACGCTCCAGGCCCTTGATACCCTCCTTCAGGGCGCCGCAGAGGGTGGTGGTCACACCGCTGGAATGCCAGTCGAATCCCAGCACGCAGCCGAAGGCCTGGAACCAGTAGGGGTGGGACATCCGGTGCAGCATCTCGTCGGGACCGTACTCAGCGACGATGGCAATCGTGATTTCCCGGGCCAGCTTGACCATGCGGTCGAACAGCCAGCGCGGTGCTTTTCCGTGGTGCAGGGGCAGGTTGGCAATCCCGGTACGTCTCGACGGCATAGCTAAGACGCCTCTGTGGATATCCGAATGTTATGGCCTGCCATCTGACCGACCATCATGCAATAACTACCGCACAGCTACATGCCGCAGGAAGCGCAGCTTGAGGCGGAGCAGGACGAGCAGGCGTCTCCACCTACCGGCGCCATCATCCCGCTGTCGTCGGTGGTGAAGCAGGCGAACCGGGACAGCACCCGCCCGGCATCCTTCTGGCAGGTGGGGCAGGGGGCCGGCTCAGTGGCGCAGCTTACCGGACGGATTTTCTCGAACTTACTATCGCAGTCGGTGCAAACGTACTCGTAAATCGGCATTTCTCTCTCTCCACCACCAGTTTAGCCATTCTCCGTGTATCCGTCAAGCCTCTGTACTCGTCCAGTAGACTGACGAGGCTTTGACACATCGTTATTCACCTCACCCCCTGCCAACTGAATCATCACTTAGGAAGGCAAGTACTATTCTTAAAATGGCTTTGTCCACAGGGCTTCCCCTGTATACAACAGTCCGCCAATCCGCAAGACCCGCCTGAGCTCTGAGATGGCCTCCTCAGGGTAAGCGTTGTGATGCAACACCCGAAGACAGATTACGAAATCAAAGGAGTCATCGCAGAAAGGCAGATGCTTGATATCCGCCACTGTAAACTCCAGGTTCTCCACCCTTTTGAAGCGTTCTTGCGCCTCGCCTACCGCTCCCTTACTTATATCTACGCCCACTGTGCGGCTCCTGGAAAGGAAAGCCAGTGCTACACTGTAAAGCCCATTCCCACAACCAGCGTCCAGGCACTCTTTGCCCTCAAGCCAGTCAAGAGAGAGGTCCTTGGCTCTGAACGGCTGCCGAAGTGATTCAATCCAGGCCATAAATGCCATGTCATTGCGCACGGTAAGCTTCCTCTGATTCGCTGCCTCTCAAGCCTCCCAGACCACACTCCCACCACTGATAGTCATTTCCACCCGGATGTCTTTTGTCGCTTCAGGGGGGCATGCCGTGGGGTCGTCACTGAGCAATACCATATCAGCCAGCTTGCCCGCCGCTATCGAGCCTTTTATGCCTTCTTCGAAGGAGGCGTAGGCAGCATTTGTCGTGTAGGCAGCCAGTGCCTGCTCCACTGTAATGGCTTCGTCAGGCAGAAGTATTTGCCCGGACTCGGACTGCCTTGTGACGGCGCTATAGATGCCCATCAGGGGGTTGTTGGACACTATCGGCGAGTCCGAGCTCCCCGCGACCACCAGTCCGCTATCGAAGAAAGACTTGAAGCGGTAGAGCCACTTCAGCTGCTCCGCCGGTACCATAGCCCGGTACCTGTCGCCACTGTAGTAGATGAACGGCGGTTGGGTAGCGATAACCGTACCGAGTCGGGAGAGCCGTTCCAGCAGGTGGGGCGGGCACTCGGCGCAGTGCTCGATGCGATGCCGCCGGTCGGCTCCGGTAGACTGACTGCGTACGTATTCCTGGGCAATGATTACCGCCTCAACAGTACTCTCCCGAACTGCGTGTACGGCCACCTGAAAGTCATTCCGGTGCATATCAAGGACCATACGGTTCAGCTCCGGCTGGGGGGGATGGAGCTGCCCGGCGATATTGCTGGGTACTATCTTGACCGCCCCCAGTCGCAACCGGTCATCACCGTCACCGAAGCCCAGACCCGCCTCCCGAAACTCGGCCACAGCCTCAGCCCCGAGCATCATGTATATCCGGCTCCTGAGCTTACGTGCGTCGATGAAGCGGCGAAAGGTCTGCCAGCGCCGGTAATCATTGACTACGGTGGCGTCCTGCAGGGACGTAATCCCCCGCGACAGGTATTCCCGGTTGGCCAGCGCCATGCCCCTCTCCAGTTCCTCATCAGTCCACGACGGCATAACCTGCTCCCGTATGTGGCCCACCATCTCAAAGAGCAGCCCGTTCGGCTCACCATCGCTGACATCACGGTCAATCATCGCCCCTGGCGGTTCCGGGGTCTCCCGGGTGATACCGGCCAGTGCGA contains:
- a CDS encoding DUF763 domain-containing protein, with product MPSRRTGIANLPLHHGKAPRWLFDRMVKLAREITIAIVAEYGPDEMLHRMSHPYWFQAFGCVLGFDWHSSGVTTTLCGALKEGIKGLERDLGLFVAGGKGSASRRTPSEIETWGERISLNPAPLVYASRMSAKVDSAAVQDGYQLYHHTFLFTPRGSWAVVQQGMNDRNHYARRYHWLGESVTDYVNEPHSAIASQAKSATLNLVAEESGPARSTIAGIAHDEKPEIILSDLKKLKTLSLPAHHPIGLADIHPESLSRILLGVYERQPEDFEKLLGLQGVGAKTLRALSLIAELVHGVAPSYKDPARYSFAHGGKDGFPYPVDRQTYDTSVELLAKAVHRAKLGLTDKRDALNRLG
- a CDS encoding zinc ribbon domain-containing protein translates to MPIYEYVCTDCDSKFEKIRPVSCATEPAPCPTCQKDAGRVLSRFACFTTDDSGMMAPVGGDACSSCSASSCASCGM
- a CDS encoding class I SAM-dependent methyltransferase — protein: MRNDMAFMAWIESLRQPFRAKDLSLDWLEGKECLDAGCGNGLYSVALAFLSRSRTVGVDISKGAVGEAQERFKRVENLEFTVADIKHLPFCDDSFDFVICLRVLHHNAYPEEAISELRRVLRIGGLLYTGEALWTKPF
- a CDS encoding amidohydrolase → MPSADLVLKNANVITMDPAQPRARLVAVRDGRVWLVGSNERLDEVQHAGTKTIDCQGRTLVPGFNDAHCHIFSLIRKLLSIDLSPAAVSSIADIKAIIARKAEDTPPGQWIQGTDYSEFNLAEKRHPTRRDIDEVAPDHPVVLSHRSLHACVLNSRALALAGITRETPEPPGAMIDRDVSDGEPNGLLFEMVGHIREQVMPSWTDEELERGMALANREYLSRGITSLQDATVVNDYRRWQTFRRFIDARKLRSRIYMMLGAEAVAEFREAGLGFGDGDDRLRLGAVKIVPSNIAGQLHPPQPELNRMVLDMHRNDFQVAVHAVRESTVEAVIIAQEYVRSQSTGADRRHRIEHCAECPPHLLERLSRLGTVIATQPPFIYYSGDRYRAMVPAEQLKWLYRFKSFFDSGLVVAGSSDSPIVSNNPLMGIYSAVTRQSESGQILLPDEAITVEQALAAYTTNAAYASFEEGIKGSIAAGKLADMVLLSDDPTACPPEATKDIRVEMTISGGSVVWEA